A stretch of Vibrio maritimus DNA encodes these proteins:
- a CDS encoding ABC transporter ATP-binding protein, translating into MITFSDIQLLRGGKPLLDQASATIHPGDKVGLVGKNGCGKSTLFALLKDELSIDAGSFSQPAHWELAWVAQETPALERTAIEYVIDGDREYRALEQKLVDAEQQDNGTLVAELHGKIEVIGGYSIRARAAELLDGLGFSQEQMTWNLTQFSGGWRMRLNLAQALLCRSDLLLLDEPTNHLDLDAVMWLERWLQSYPGTLVLISHDRDFLDPIVGRIIHIENQLLNEYTGNYSSFEEQRAQKLILQQAQYQKQQKQMSHMQKYIDRFRYKASKARQAQSRIKALERMEKVLPAQFDNPFSFEFREPAALPNPIIMMDDVSAGYDDNIILEKIRLNLVPGSRIGLLGRNGAGKSTLIKLLSGELGAKGGDLNYSQGVKIGYFAQHQLETLHPEETPLQHMMQIAPQHTEQQLRDYLGSFGFQGDKALEKVAPFSGGEKARLVLALVVWQKPNLLLLDEPTNHLDLDMRQALTLALQTFEGAMVIVSHDRYLLRATTDDLYLVHDRQVAPFNGDLVDYYKWLTEQQKIERKEAQANEPDKTSNNSAAAKKEQKRKDAEFRKQTAPIRKTLTKLEEKMDKLSALIAEAEEQLSDTSLYDAENKAKLNEVLAKQASSKSELEEVEMDWMAQQEVLEQMEQEFNQS; encoded by the coding sequence ATGATCACCTTCTCTGATATTCAATTGCTTCGCGGCGGTAAACCACTGCTCGACCAAGCCTCTGCCACCATTCACCCTGGTGACAAAGTGGGTCTAGTCGGCAAAAACGGTTGTGGTAAATCCACTCTTTTTGCGCTGCTCAAAGACGAACTCTCCATTGATGCAGGCTCTTTTAGTCAGCCAGCCCATTGGGAGCTCGCTTGGGTTGCACAGGAAACCCCAGCACTAGAGCGCACCGCGATTGAATACGTGATTGATGGCGATCGTGAGTATCGTGCACTGGAACAAAAGCTGGTCGATGCTGAGCAGCAAGACAACGGCACTCTAGTTGCTGAGCTGCATGGCAAAATCGAAGTCATTGGCGGCTACAGCATCCGTGCTCGCGCGGCGGAGCTTCTTGATGGTCTTGGTTTTAGCCAAGAGCAGATGACGTGGAATTTGACCCAGTTCTCGGGGGGGTGGCGTATGCGCCTTAACCTCGCGCAGGCGCTATTGTGCCGCTCAGATCTACTGCTGCTCGATGAGCCGACCAACCACTTGGACTTAGACGCCGTCATGTGGCTTGAGCGCTGGCTGCAAAGCTACCCAGGCACACTGGTCTTGATCTCACACGACCGAGACTTCCTTGACCCAATTGTTGGCCGCATCATCCATATCGAAAATCAGTTGCTGAACGAGTACACAGGCAACTACTCCTCGTTTGAAGAGCAGCGCGCGCAAAAGCTCATCTTGCAACAAGCTCAATACCAGAAGCAGCAAAAGCAGATGTCGCATATGCAGAAGTATATCGACCGCTTCCGTTACAAAGCATCAAAAGCACGCCAAGCGCAAAGCCGTATCAAAGCGCTAGAACGTATGGAAAAAGTGCTGCCCGCTCAGTTTGATAACCCGTTTAGCTTCGAGTTCAGAGAGCCTGCGGCACTGCCAAATCCAATCATCATGATGGATGACGTTTCCGCGGGTTACGATGACAACATCATTCTTGAGAAGATCCGCCTAAACCTTGTTCCAGGCAGCCGAATTGGTCTATTGGGTCGCAATGGCGCTGGTAAATCCACACTGATCAAGCTGCTGTCAGGCGAGCTTGGCGCCAAAGGGGGTGATCTTAATTACTCTCAAGGCGTTAAAATTGGTTACTTTGCCCAGCACCAATTAGAAACCCTGCACCCAGAAGAGACGCCGCTGCAACACATGATGCAAATCGCCCCGCAGCACACAGAGCAGCAGCTTCGTGATTACTTGGGTAGCTTTGGCTTTCAAGGCGATAAAGCGCTTGAAAAAGTCGCGCCATTCTCTGGTGGCGAGAAAGCCAGACTGGTGTTAGCGCTTGTCGTGTGGCAAAAACCAAACCTATTGCTGCTCGATGAACCAACCAACCACCTTGATCTGGATATGCGCCAAGCCTTAACGCTTGCTCTGCAAACCTTTGAAGGCGCAATGGTCATCGTCAGTCACGATCGCTACCTACTGCGCGCGACAACGGATGACTTGTACCTAGTGCACGATCGTCAAGTAGCACCATTTAACGGTGACTTGGTTGACTACTATAAGTGGCTGACTGAGCAACAAAAGATTGAGCGTAAAGAGGCTCAAGCTAATGAGCCAGACAAAACCTCAAATAACAGTGCCGCTGCCAAAAAAGAGCAAAAACGCAAAGACGCCGAGTTTCGTAAGCAAACCGCGCCAATTCGCAAAACACTGACAAAGCTTGAGGAAAAAATGGATAAGTTATCCGC
- the kefG gene encoding glutathione-regulated potassium-efflux system ancillary protein KefG, with protein MTSELQHSNQSPKVLVIYAHPEPQNSIANQVMLKKIQSLDNVTLRDLYALYPDFFIDVNAEHQLLLEHDVIVFQHPLYMYSCPSLLKEWIDRVLGKGFAFGDDCALEGKYWRSVITTGGKESAFSQSGYNKYPLEQILQPFELSAALCKMHWMEPLVLYWSRRVDDMDRYQHAELYRQWLMHPFDESLMMSSLAAKEAADGNGE; from the coding sequence ATGACGTCAGAATTACAACACTCAAACCAATCCCCAAAAGTTCTGGTGATCTATGCGCACCCAGAGCCGCAAAACTCTATCGCCAATCAGGTGATGCTCAAAAAAATCCAATCCTTGGATAATGTCACCCTGCGCGATTTATATGCCCTGTACCCTGATTTCTTTATTGACGTCAATGCTGAGCATCAATTGCTACTTGAGCACGATGTGATTGTGTTTCAGCATCCACTTTATATGTATTCCTGCCCATCGTTGCTCAAAGAGTGGATTGACCGAGTGCTGGGCAAAGGCTTTGCGTTTGGTGATGATTGTGCCTTAGAAGGTAAGTATTGGCGCAGCGTGATCACGACAGGTGGTAAAGAGTCGGCCTTTAGCCAGTCTGGCTACAACAAGTACCCACTTGAGCAGATATTGCAGCCGTTTGAGCTCAGCGCAGCCTTGTGCAAAATGCACTGGATGGAGCCTTTGGTTCTCTACTGGTCTCGCCGTGTGGATGACATGGATCGCTATCAGCATGCTGAGCTTTACAGGCAGTGGCTGATGCACCCCTTCGATGAGTCTTTAATGATGTCGTCGCTTGCGGCAAAGGAGGCGGCTGATGGCAATGGCGAATGA
- the kefB gene encoding glutathione-regulated potassium-efflux system protein KefB, producing the protein MAMANDFLQSSVIFLSAAVVAVPIAQRFGLGSVLGYLLAGVAIGPWGLGLISDVDEILHFAEFGVVLLLFLIGLELNPKKLWQMRVPILGLGGAQVLVTTLVLSAIASLFGLTWQTSLAIGMALALSSTAIALRVIEEQGLAGGETGQSGFAVLLFQDIAVIPMLALLPVLAGNTAGNWDDILWMLAGVLGLLVGGHYLIRPLFRYVVMSGVRELFTVAALLLVVGIAAFMQKLGLSMALGTFLAGVLLAESEYRHELEIAIEPFKGLLLGLFFIAVGMAVNLGLLVSEPLKVLLAVVSLVVIKGLLLYVLARLFGIRPKARSKMAAILSQGGEFAFVIFTAASAQGLLPAEESAFLLVVVSLSMVTTPLLLMGQKKWFERSLNHEQETTIKTDVEDRQPRVIIAGFGRFGQIVGRLMYANKVKITVLESDASQIHLLRKYGYKVFYGDATQLDLLRAAGAHKAEAIIVCTDSPEEIMEVVDMCHQHFPSLKVLARARSRVEAYQLMNHGVDRYSRETFLGALDLGRQALIELGFHPYEAKRAEAHFKKLDNAMLKELLPQHSEDKELAQRSKEARKELEEIFGREMENDRQSRNFWD; encoded by the coding sequence ATGGCAATGGCGAATGATTTTCTACAGAGCAGCGTGATATTTCTTTCGGCGGCGGTAGTGGCTGTGCCGATTGCTCAGCGCTTTGGGTTAGGAAGTGTGCTGGGTTACCTGCTGGCGGGTGTGGCGATTGGTCCATGGGGGCTCGGTCTCATCAGTGATGTGGATGAGATCCTGCACTTTGCTGAATTTGGCGTGGTGTTGTTGCTGTTTCTAATTGGTCTCGAGCTAAACCCTAAGAAACTGTGGCAGATGCGGGTACCGATACTCGGCCTTGGTGGTGCGCAGGTCTTAGTCACCACCTTAGTCTTGTCCGCCATCGCCTCGCTGTTTGGGCTCACTTGGCAGACAAGTCTAGCCATAGGGATGGCGCTAGCACTTTCTTCCACTGCGATTGCACTGCGGGTGATAGAAGAGCAAGGATTGGCGGGCGGCGAAACGGGTCAGTCTGGTTTTGCAGTACTGCTATTTCAAGATATCGCCGTGATCCCTATGTTAGCGCTGCTTCCGGTACTGGCAGGCAACACCGCAGGTAACTGGGATGACATTCTGTGGATGTTAGCGGGTGTGCTCGGACTGCTCGTTGGTGGTCATTACCTCATTCGACCATTATTTCGCTATGTGGTGATGAGCGGCGTACGTGAACTGTTTACCGTGGCGGCGCTGCTGCTGGTGGTGGGTATTGCCGCCTTCATGCAAAAGCTGGGTCTATCGATGGCACTTGGCACCTTCTTAGCTGGGGTGTTACTTGCAGAGAGTGAGTATCGCCACGAGCTAGAGATAGCCATTGAGCCCTTCAAAGGTCTGTTGCTTGGTCTGTTTTTTATCGCTGTGGGCATGGCAGTCAATTTAGGGCTACTGGTCTCTGAACCGCTTAAGGTTCTACTTGCGGTTGTTTCTCTAGTGGTTATTAAAGGCTTGCTGCTTTATGTGTTGGCGCGTCTATTCGGTATTCGCCCGAAAGCGCGCAGTAAGATGGCGGCTATTTTGAGTCAAGGTGGTGAGTTTGCATTCGTTATTTTCACTGCTGCCAGCGCTCAGGGTCTGTTGCCTGCCGAAGAGTCGGCTTTCCTGTTAGTCGTAGTGAGCTTATCCATGGTGACCACGCCACTGCTTTTGATGGGACAGAAAAAGTGGTTTGAGAGATCACTCAATCATGAGCAAGAAACCACCATTAAAACCGATGTTGAAGATAGGCAGCCACGAGTCATCATTGCGGGCTTCGGTCGCTTCGGACAAATTGTTGGTCGCTTGATGTACGCCAATAAGGTCAAAATCACCGTACTAGAGAGTGACGCGAGCCAAATTCATCTGCTGAGAAAGTACGGCTATAAGGTGTTTTATGGTGATGCTACACAGCTAGACCTATTAAGGGCAGCAGGTGCCCATAAAGCGGAAGCCATTATCGTCTGCACGGATTCTCCAGAAGAGATTATGGAAGTGGTGGATATGTGTCATCAGCACTTCCCGTCGCTTAAGGTGCTGGCGCGAGCTCGCAGCCGCGTAGAGGCGTATCAGTTAATGAACCACGGGGTAGATCGCTATTCTCGTGAGACCTTCTTAGGGGCGCTTGACTTAGGGCGTCAGGCGCTGATTGAGCTAGGATTTCACCCTTATGAGGCCAAACGCGCAGAAGCGCACTTTAAAAAACTGGATAATGCCATGCTCAAGGAGTTGTTGCCGCAACACAGTGAAGACAAAGAACTGGCGCAGCGCTCAAAAGAAGCTCGTAAAGAGCTCGAAGAGATCTTTGGCCGTGAAATGGAAAACGACCGCCAGTCCCGAAACTTTTGGGATTAG
- a CDS encoding YheV family putative zinc ribbon protein: MSSIKKRFIAGASCPKCSTQDSLRWWIENNVEWVECVDCEFTEQRTPKAVEKSERSDEELIGIFKPE; encoded by the coding sequence ATGAGCAGTATTAAGAAACGATTTATCGCAGGGGCGAGTTGCCCGAAATGTTCCACACAAGACAGCCTACGCTGGTGGATCGAGAACAATGTTGAGTGGGTAGAGTGCGTAGATTGCGAGTTCACTGAGCAGCGAACCCCTAAAGCTGTAGAAAAATCTGAACGAAGTGATGAAGAATTAATCGGCATTTTTAAGCCGGAATGA
- the slyD gene encoding peptidylprolyl isomerase — MKIANNAVVSLAYQVKTEDGVVVDQATVEAPLDYLHGHNNLITGLEKELEGKEAGDKFTATVSPEEAYGEHNDALVQRVPANVFQGVDTIEVGMRFLADTDQGPIPVEVTEVDGDEVVVDGNHMLAGQTLTFDVEVVALREATAEEIEHGHIHKAEHGGCCGGEGHGEEGGCCGGEGHGEKKEDGCCGGGGCGSH; from the coding sequence ATGAAAATTGCTAACAACGCAGTAGTAAGCCTAGCGTACCAAGTAAAAACTGAAGACGGTGTGGTTGTTGACCAAGCAACTGTAGAAGCACCTCTAGATTACCTACACGGCCATAACAACCTAATCACTGGCCTAGAGAAGGAACTTGAAGGCAAAGAAGCAGGCGACAAGTTCACTGCAACTGTTTCTCCAGAAGAAGCGTACGGCGAGCACAATGACGCGCTAGTTCAGCGTGTTCCAGCTAACGTATTCCAAGGCGTTGACACAATTGAAGTAGGTATGCGTTTTCTAGCGGATACTGACCAAGGTCCAATCCCTGTAGAAGTTACAGAGGTAGACGGCGATGAAGTTGTGGTTGATGGTAACCACATGCTAGCGGGCCAAACGCTAACGTTTGACGTTGAAGTGGTTGCACTTCGCGAAGCAACAGCAGAAGAAATCGAGCACGGTCACATTCACAAAGCTGAGCACGGCGGCTGCTGTGGTGGTGAAGGTCACGGTGAAGAAGGTGGCTGTTGTGGTGGCGAAGGCCACGGTGAGAAGAAAGAAGACGGTTGCTGCGGTGGCGGCGGTTGTGGTTCTCACTAA
- a CDS encoding isoaspartyl peptidase/L-asparaginase family protein, with translation MTQPFAIAIHGGAGTILKAQMSDELKQEILDALSKSVQAGAAVLEAGGDALDATVAAVKVMEDSPHFNAGKGSVLTHYEMVEMDASVMHGAQQDAGAVAGVRHIKNPIALARDVMRDSDHVLLIGEGAEKFAFEQGHDYTEQDYFFTERRYEQLQSMKEKGLFALSESKYPDDKKYGTVGAVALDKQGNLAAATSTGGVTNKKYGRVGDTAIIGAGTYAENNNVAVSTTGMGEYFIRKTVAGEVAARMRYLNEDVHTASETIIQGELKTMGGEGGLIAIDANGDVHFAMNSSGMYRASVGVDGALTVKIYADE, from the coding sequence ATGACTCAGCCTTTTGCTATCGCTATTCATGGTGGTGCCGGTACGATTTTAAAAGCGCAGATGAGTGATGAGCTCAAGCAAGAGATACTTGATGCATTGAGCAAATCGGTACAGGCGGGCGCTGCGGTTCTTGAAGCAGGAGGTGATGCTCTCGATGCCACGGTTGCAGCGGTAAAGGTGATGGAAGATTCGCCCCATTTTAACGCGGGTAAAGGCTCTGTATTAACGCACTACGAGATGGTGGAGATGGACGCATCTGTGATGCACGGCGCGCAGCAAGATGCGGGTGCTGTGGCGGGTGTTAGGCATATCAAAAACCCGATTGCGCTTGCTCGTGATGTGATGCGCGATAGTGATCACGTGCTCTTAATTGGCGAAGGCGCGGAAAAGTTTGCTTTTGAACAAGGTCATGACTACACCGAACAAGATTACTTCTTTACTGAGAGGCGCTATGAACAGCTTCAATCGATGAAAGAAAAAGGGCTGTTTGCGCTATCAGAATCCAAATACCCCGATGATAAGAAATACGGCACAGTCGGTGCGGTCGCGCTTGATAAGCAGGGCAACCTCGCCGCAGCGACCAGTACCGGCGGTGTAACCAATAAGAAATATGGTCGTGTGGGTGATACCGCCATCATAGGCGCGGGTACCTACGCTGAGAATAATAATGTTGCGGTTTCAACCACAGGCATGGGCGAGTATTTTATTCGCAAAACGGTGGCGGGAGAGGTGGCAGCACGCATGCGTTATCTCAATGAAGATGTACACACGGCGTCTGAGACCATTATTCAAGGTGAACTGAAAACGATGGGCGGAGAGGGCGGCTTGATCGCCATTGATGCCAACGGCGATGTCCACTTTGCGATGAACAGTTCTGGCATGTATCGAGCCTCTGTTGGCGTGGATGGGGCATTAACGGTGAAGATTTATGCTGATGAATAG
- the rpsF gene encoding 30S ribosomal protein S6, whose translation MRHYEIVFMVHPDQSEQVAGMIERYTGSITEANGTIHRLEDWGRRQLAYPINKLHKAHYVLMNVEAPQEAIDELETAFRFNDAVLRNMIMRTKKAVTEPSIMLKQKEERSERAPRREERTEAKPEASAE comes from the coding sequence ATGCGTCATTACGAAATCGTATTCATGGTGCACCCTGATCAAAGCGAGCAAGTTGCTGGCATGATCGAGCGTTACACTGGTTCTATCACTGAAGCTAACGGTACTATCCACCGTCTAGAAGACTGGGGTCGTCGTCAACTGGCTTACCCAATCAACAAGCTTCACAAAGCTCACTACGTTCTAATGAACGTTGAAGCTCCACAAGAAGCTATTGATGAGCTAGAAACTGCTTTCCGTTTCAACGATGCAGTTCTACGTAACATGATCATGCGTACTAAAAAAGCTGTTACTGAGCCTTCTATCATGCTTAAGCAGAAAGAAGAGCGTTCTGAGCGTGCTCCACGTCGTGAAGAGCGTACAGAAGCTAAGCCAGAAGCATCTGCAGAGTAA
- the rpsR gene encoding 30S ribosomal protein S18, protein MARFFRRRKFCRFTAEGVQEIDYKDVATLKNYITEAGKIVPSRITGTSAKYQRQLARAIKRSRYLALLPYTDKHQ, encoded by the coding sequence ATGGCTCGTTTCTTCCGTCGTCGTAAATTCTGCCGTTTCACTGCAGAAGGCGTTCAAGAGATTGATTACAAAGACGTAGCAACTCTTAAAAACTACATCACTGAAGCTGGTAAAATCGTACCTAGCCGTATCACTGGTACAAGCGCTAAATATCAGCGTCAGCTAGCGCGCGCTATCAAGCGTTCACGCTACCTAGCTCTACTTCCGTACACTGATAAGCATCAGTAA
- the rplI gene encoding 50S ribosomal protein L9, with protein sequence MQVILLDKIGNLGGLGDTVNVKSGYARNFLIPQGKAVMATKSNVEMFEARRAELEAKVAEQLTAAEARAEKVNALEAVVIASKAGDEGKLFGSIGTRDIADAITAAGVEVAKSEVRLPEGALRTTGEFEISVQLHSEVFAQIALQVVAAE encoded by the coding sequence ATGCAAGTTATTCTACTTGATAAAATCGGTAACCTAGGTGGTCTTGGCGATACAGTTAATGTTAAATCTGGTTACGCTCGTAACTTCCTTATCCCACAAGGTAAGGCTGTAATGGCAACTAAATCTAACGTTGAAATGTTCGAAGCTCGTCGTGCTGAACTAGAAGCTAAAGTTGCTGAGCAACTAACTGCTGCTGAAGCTCGTGCTGAAAAAGTTAACGCTCTAGAAGCTGTTGTTATCGCTTCTAAAGCTGGTGACGAAGGCAAACTATTCGGTTCTATCGGTACTCGTGACATCGCTGACGCAATCACTGCTGCAGGCGTTGAAGTTGCTAAGAGCGAAGTTCGCCTTCCTGAAGGTGCTCTACGTACAACTGGTGAGTTCGAGATCAGCGTTCAACTTCACTCTGAAGTTTTCGCGCAAATCGCACTACAAGTTGTTGCTGCTGAGTAA
- a CDS encoding DUF481 domain-containing protein: MSKKLIFSLVLLASPAIYAEEFTPSGDNEDTPPSPLKTEVEFGYQAHSGNTDSQSLNARVGAEYTEGRHRTNGEWKYYQLYKNGEEDKNQQNYLLQSDYKLGPRTYLYGNYNGFTSRYSSYFEDHTVSGGFGYQLFNTDSVLLEAEFGPGFRYQEPNVDEIDDDEIIFKDIVKEAIVRGNINFSWNPLDNLTVATKLTVTAGQSNTRMDTELNVTNDITETIALKLAYDSKYHTKVPSPTLSKRDSIFTVNLLFAF, translated from the coding sequence GTGTCCAAGAAGTTGATATTTAGTTTAGTGCTGCTTGCTTCGCCGGCGATCTATGCTGAAGAGTTCACGCCTTCTGGTGACAACGAAGACACACCACCCTCACCTCTAAAAACTGAAGTCGAGTTTGGCTATCAGGCGCACTCAGGTAATACCGACTCTCAATCGCTAAACGCTCGTGTTGGCGCTGAATATACTGAGGGTAGACACCGTACCAATGGTGAGTGGAAGTACTATCAATTGTACAAAAATGGGGAAGAGGACAAGAACCAACAAAACTATTTGCTGCAGAGCGACTATAAGTTGGGTCCAAGGACCTATCTATACGGAAACTATAACGGTTTTACGTCTCGCTACAGCTCTTACTTTGAAGACCATACCGTTTCAGGCGGTTTTGGTTACCAGTTATTTAATACAGATTCAGTTTTGCTTGAAGCCGAATTTGGCCCAGGCTTTCGTTATCAAGAGCCTAACGTTGATGAAATCGATGATGATGAGATCATCTTCAAGGATATTGTGAAAGAAGCCATTGTGCGCGGTAACATTAATTTCTCTTGGAACCCACTGGATAACCTAACAGTCGCCACCAAACTTACCGTCACTGCAGGTCAAAGCAACACGCGTATGGATACGGAGTTAAACGTCACCAACGACATTACCGAGACCATCGCCCTTAAGCTGGCTTATGACAGTAAATACCATACCAAGGTACCTAGCCCTACCTTAAGCAAACGCGATTCAATCTTTACGGTTAATCTACTTTTCGCTTTCTAG
- a CDS encoding replicative DNA helicase has protein sequence MADIRNQKSKDAQVDSVKVPPHSLEAEQSVLGGLLLDNQRWDTVAEKVISSDFYSRPHRLIFEGIQAILEENHPLDLITLSEHLELREQLDDVGGFAYLADLAKNTPSAANINAYADIVAERALVRNLIGVANEIADAGYDPQGRSSEDLLDMAESKVFKIAEDRTNENEGPQNVDNILEKTLERIEILYKTPQDGVTGVTTGFNDLNKKTAGLQGSDLIIVAARPSMGKTTFAMNLCENAAMSSDKPVLIFSLEMPSEQIMMRMLASLSRVDQTKIRTGQLDDEDWAKISTTMGMLMEKKNMYIDDSSGLTPTEVRSRARRIARDHGGLSLIMVDYLQLMRVPSLSDNRTLEIAEISRSLKALAKELNVPVVALSQLNRSLEQRADKRPVNSDLRESGSIEQDADLIMFIYRDEVYHPDSALKGIAEIIIGKQRNGPIGSVRLTFQGQFSRFDNYSGPAFDEE, from the coding sequence ATGGCGGATATCCGAAATCAAAAAAGTAAAGATGCTCAAGTGGACTCAGTGAAGGTTCCTCCTCACTCCTTAGAGGCGGAGCAATCGGTCTTAGGTGGTTTGCTGCTGGACAACCAGCGTTGGGATACCGTGGCAGAAAAAGTCATCAGTAGCGATTTTTATAGCCGACCGCACCGTTTGATATTTGAAGGTATCCAAGCGATCCTCGAAGAAAATCATCCTCTTGACTTGATTACTCTCTCTGAGCATCTAGAGCTTCGAGAGCAGCTTGATGATGTGGGTGGCTTTGCTTACCTAGCAGATTTGGCGAAGAACACGCCAAGTGCAGCCAATATCAATGCCTACGCGGATATTGTGGCTGAGCGTGCTTTGGTGCGCAACTTGATTGGTGTGGCGAATGAGATTGCTGATGCTGGCTATGACCCTCAAGGTCGCTCATCAGAAGATCTTCTCGACATGGCGGAAAGCAAAGTCTTTAAGATTGCTGAAGACCGCACCAATGAAAACGAAGGCCCTCAAAACGTTGATAACATTCTAGAAAAAACCTTAGAGCGTATTGAGATCCTCTACAAAACACCGCAAGACGGTGTGACAGGCGTGACCACGGGCTTTAATGACCTCAACAAGAAGACTGCCGGTCTACAAGGCTCTGACTTGATTATCGTTGCGGCGCGTCCTTCTATGGGTAAAACCACGTTCGCAATGAACCTGTGTGAGAATGCGGCGATGTCGAGCGACAAGCCTGTCCTTATCTTCTCACTCGAGATGCCTTCAGAACAGATCATGATGCGTATGCTTGCCTCGCTTTCTCGTGTTGACCAAACCAAGATCCGTACTGGTCAGCTTGATGATGAGGATTGGGCAAAAATCTCCACCACCATGGGCATGCTCATGGAAAAGAAGAACATGTACATTGATGACAGTTCAGGTTTGACTCCGACAGAGGTGCGCTCGCGTGCTCGTCGAATTGCACGTGATCATGGCGGTCTTAGCCTCATCATGGTCGACTACCTTCAGTTGATGCGTGTACCTTCTTTATCTGACAACCGTACCCTCGAGATCGCTGAGATCTCTCGCTCTCTTAAGGCGTTAGCGAAAGAGTTGAATGTGCCTGTTGTGGCGTTGTCTCAGCTTAACCGTTCCTTGGAGCAGCGTGCTGATAAGCGCCCGGTAAACTCGGACCTTCGTGAATCGGGCTCTATCGAGCAGGATGCCGACCTTATCATGTTCATCTACCGCGATGAGGTATACCACCCAGACAGCGCATTGAAGGGGATTGCGGAAATCATCATAGGTAAGCAGCGTAACGGTCCTATCGGTTCGGTGCGCTTGACGTTCCAAGGTCAATTCTCTCGCTTTGATAACTACTCCGGTCCTGCGTTTGATGAAGAATAG
- the alr gene encoding alanine racemase: MSYMKAATAHINLDALAHNLARIKQKAPNSKVMAVVKANGYGHGLRHIAKNAEGADAFGVARIEEALQLRASGVVKPILLLEGFYSANDLPVLVTNNIQTVVHCYEQLDALEQAELEGPVVVWLKVDSGMHRLGVREEQYQEFVERLHRCDNVAKPLRYMSHFGCADELENPMTKQQIELFLSLTEGCNGERSMAASAGLLEWQPSQLDWVRPGIIMYGVSPFGDKTAAEMGFKPVMTLKSHLIAVRDVKIGESVGYGATWTSERDTKVGVIAIGYGDGYPRTAPNGTPVLVNGRKVPIAGRVSMDMLTVDLGPDALDRVGDEAILWGEELPSEEVADHIGTIAYELVTKLTSRVEMSYSDKS; this comes from the coding sequence ATGAGTTATATGAAAGCAGCGACAGCGCATATCAACCTAGATGCGTTGGCACACAATTTAGCGCGAATTAAGCAAAAAGCGCCAAACAGCAAAGTGATGGCTGTGGTTAAGGCAAATGGCTATGGTCATGGCTTAAGACATATTGCTAAGAATGCTGAGGGTGCTGATGCCTTTGGTGTGGCGCGTATTGAGGAAGCACTGCAGCTAAGAGCGAGCGGTGTTGTAAAGCCTATCTTGTTGTTAGAAGGGTTTTATTCGGCGAACGATTTACCCGTACTGGTCACCAACAATATTCAGACTGTGGTCCATTGTTATGAGCAACTTGACGCATTGGAACAGGCTGAGTTAGAAGGACCGGTTGTCGTCTGGCTTAAAGTCGACAGCGGCATGCATCGCCTCGGCGTTCGTGAAGAGCAATATCAAGAGTTTGTCGAGCGTCTGCATCGCTGTGATAACGTAGCAAAGCCGCTGCGATACATGAGCCATTTTGGCTGTGCTGATGAGCTCGAAAATCCGATGACAAAGCAGCAAATTGAGCTGTTTCTTTCGCTCACTGAAGGTTGCAATGGTGAACGCTCAATGGCGGCGTCTGCTGGCCTTCTAGAGTGGCAGCCAAGTCAGCTCGATTGGGTTCGTCCGGGCATCATCATGTACGGTGTGTCGCCATTTGGAGACAAAACGGCCGCTGAGATGGGCTTTAAGCCTGTGATGACCCTAAAGTCTCATCTGATTGCCGTCCGTGACGTGAAAATAGGTGAGAGTGTTGGTTATGGTGCAACTTGGACTAGTGAGCGAGATACCAAAGTGGGCGTGATTGCGATCGGTTATGGTGATGGCTATCCACGCACGGCTCCTAATGGAACCCCGGTATTGGTGAACGGTAGAAAAGTGCCTATCGCGGGCCGCGTGTCGATGGATATGCTCACCGTGGACCTAGGTCCAGATGCTTTGGACCGAGTAGGTGATGAAGCCATCCTGTGGGGCGAAGAACTACCTTCTGAAGAAGTTGCAGACCACATCGGTACTATCGCTTATGAACTAGTGACCAAATTGACTTCACGTGTCGAAATGAGCTATAGCGATAAAAGCTAG